Part of the Sphingomonas morindae genome, AAGCGGAAGGCGCCCACACGATCCAGCTGCGCCTCGTCCAGCCACTCGAGAAGATATTCGAAATCGGCCTCGGTCTCCCCCGGAAAGCCGACCACGAAGGTGGAGCGCAGCGCGATATCGGGGCAGATCGCGCGCCACGCGCGGATCCGATCCAGCACCTTGGCATCATTGGCCGGGCGCTTCATCCGCCGCAGCACCGCCGGGGCGGCGTGCTGGAAGGGGATATCCAGATAGGGCAGCACCAGCCCCTCGGCCATCAGCGGGATCAGCTGATCGACATGGGGATAGGGATAGACATAATGGAGCCGCACCCAGGCGCCGAGCCCGCCCAGCGCGCGGGCGAGATCGGTGAGATGCGCGCGCACCGCGCCGCCGCCCTTCAGCGGATAGTCGGCATGGCGCAGATCGAGGCCATAGGCGGACGTATCCTGGCTGATCACCAGCAGCTCGCGCGTGCCGGCGGCGACCAGCTTCTCCGCCTCGCGCAGGATCGCGTCCGGCCGGCGGCTGGCGAGATCGCCGCGCAGCGCCGGAATGATGCAGAAGCTGCAGCGATGGTTGCAGCCCTCCGAGATCTTCAGATAGCTGTAATGCCGGGGCGTGAGCTTGAGATCGCGCTCGGGCACGAGATCGACAAAGGGGGAGGGTGGCACCGGCGCCGCCTCATGCACCGCGCCCACCACCTGCTCATATTGATGCGCGCCGGTGACGGCGAGCACCTGCGGGAAGCGGCTGCGGATCACCTCGGCCTCGGCGCCCATGCAGCCGGTGACGATCACCCGCCCATTCTCCGCGATCGCCTCGCCGATCGCCTCGAGGCTTTCCTCCTTGGCGCTGTCGAGAAAGCCGCAGGTGTTGACCAGCACCACGTCCGCGCCGGCATAATCCGGGGACAGGGCATAGCCATCGGCGCGGAGCTTGGTGAGGATGCGCTCGGAATCGACGAGATTCTTCGGGCAGCCGAGCGAGACCATGCCGACTTTGGGCGGGAGGGGAAGTTCACGTGCCATGGGAGCGCGCGCACATAGGCGCATGAACGCGATTTTGCGAGTCTTGCCGCGTCAGGCGATGCTGACCCGGTTGCGGCCTTCCGTCTTGGAGCGGTACAGGGCGGTATCGGCCTGATCCTCGGCCTGGGCGAGCAGCGCGCCGCAGGGTTCGTCCCGGTCTAGCCGGATCTCGGCCACCCCGAAGCTGGTCGTCACGGTCAACGGCAGGTCGAGCGCGGGATGGCCGTTCATGATCTCGGCGCGGATCGCCTCCACCGTCGCCTCGGCCGTCTCGGCGGAGCGGCCGAGCAGCAGCAGCGCGAATTCCTCGCCGCCGACGCGCGCCACGATATCGCCCTGGCGCAACCCGACGCTGAGCCGGTCCGCGACATAGCGCAGCGTGCGATCACCGGCGCGGTGGCCGTGGCGATCGTTGATCGCCTTGAAATGATCGATATCCGCCACCGTCAGCACGGCACGGCCGCGCGCCCGCGCGGCGGCGCCGAGCGCGCGCGCCGCGGCCGCCTCGAACCCGCGCCGGTTCAGCAATCCCGTCAGCGGATCGCGCGCCGCCTGGTGGCGCAGCTCGCGCGCGAGATCGGAGGCGAGCAGCAGCACCGTCGCGACGCCCACGCAGATCACGCCCGGCGGCAGCGCCATGGCGAGCAGCCCGACATAGAGCATCGCGATCCCCGCCGAGGCGGGCCAGCTCACCGCGAGGAAGGTGAGCAGGCTGGTGGCCAGTTCCAGCGCCGCGAGCAGCCCCATCGCCGCCATGGTCGCGCGCTCGGCGGCATCGGCGGCGCGCGCCTGCGGCCGGATCGCCCACAAGGCCGTGAGCAGGCAGAAGGCCGAGAAGCTGGTGGCGCTGGCGAGGCCGATCGCCTTGAGCCCGGGCACCGGCACGGTCGCGGCGATGAACAGCGATTCGATCAGCGCGGCGGCGGCGAGGCGCCACGGCCGGACCGGGCGGCAGGCCCGCTGCCGCGCCCCGGCCACCACCAGAGGCCCGGGCAGGACGACGAGCACGAAGCTCAGGATCACCAGCGGCACGGGCCGGCCGATCGCGATATCGATCAGATTGACCACGCTCTGCACCGCGCTCAGCCCATAAGCGAGGCCCCAGCTCGCCGCATGGCGCGGGCGGCCGAAACTGATCCAGCCGAGCAGCATCGCCGCGCACATGACGAGGCTGGCGAAGAACAGCGCGCCCAGCGTGAGCAGCGGCGTCGCCACCGGCGATCAGCCGCGCGCAGGGAGATAGCGCAGCGGATCCACCGGGGTGCGCTTGGCGCGCATCTCGAAGTGGAGCTGCGGGCGATTGACCGAGCCGGT contains:
- the rimO gene encoding 30S ribosomal protein S12 methylthiotransferase RimO, yielding MARELPLPPKVGMVSLGCPKNLVDSERILTKLRADGYALSPDYAGADVVLVNTCGFLDSAKEESLEAIGEAIAENGRVIVTGCMGAEAEVIRSRFPQVLAVTGAHQYEQVVGAVHEAAPVPPSPFVDLVPERDLKLTPRHYSYLKISEGCNHRCSFCIIPALRGDLASRRPDAILREAEKLVAAGTRELLVISQDTSAYGLDLRHADYPLKGGGAVRAHLTDLARALGGLGAWVRLHYVYPYPHVDQLIPLMAEGLVLPYLDIPFQHAAPAVLRRMKRPANDAKVLDRIRAWRAICPDIALRSTFVVGFPGETEADFEYLLEWLDEAQLDRVGAFRFEPVAGAAANALPDPVPEPVKEERYARLMAKTAAISAAKLRAKVGRTLDVIIDRVDGDGASGRSKADAPEIDGEVHLRDAGHLAPGAIVPVRIEDADEHDLYGVPRA
- a CDS encoding GGDEF domain-containing protein, producing MATPLLTLGALFFASLVMCAAMLLGWISFGRPRHAASWGLAYGLSAVQSVVNLIDIAIGRPVPLVILSFVLVVLPGPLVVAGARQRACRPVRPWRLAAAALIESLFIAATVPVPGLKAIGLASATSFSAFCLLTALWAIRPQARAADAAERATMAAMGLLAALELATSLLTFLAVSWPASAGIAMLYVGLLAMALPPGVICVGVATVLLLASDLARELRHQAARDPLTGLLNRRGFEAAAARALGAAARARGRAVLTVADIDHFKAINDRHGHRAGDRTLRYVADRLSVGLRQGDIVARVGGEEFALLLLGRSAETAEATVEAIRAEIMNGHPALDLPLTVTTSFGVAEIRLDRDEPCGALLAQAEDQADTALYRSKTEGRNRVSIA